Proteins from a genomic interval of Acanthopagrus latus isolate v.2019 chromosome 7, fAcaLat1.1, whole genome shotgun sequence:
- the sema3ga gene encoding sema domain, immunoglobulin domain (Ig), short basic domain, secreted, (semaphorin) 3Ga isoform X2: MTVTMTASGARLLLLALCVYRGWGLQQSAPRVRLSFKELMDTRAARPFSFSFNTSDYRILLMDQDQGRLYLGSREYLVALDMHNVNKEPLIIHWPASAKRKGECQMTGKGRQGECANFVRLIEPWNRTHLYTCGTGAYQPICTFINRGWRAEDYLFRLVPGYVDSGKGKCSYDPKQENIAVLIHGNLYAGVHIDFMSTDAALFRTMGGRTAIRTEQYDSRWLNEPVFVQIQQIPDSAEKNDDKLYFFFREKSLDSSGGASPSVLARVGRVCLNDEGGQKSLVNRWTTFLKARLICSVIGEDGVETRFDELRDVFIQPTQDERNPMVYALFTTAGSVFKGSAVCVYSMADIRNVFNGPFAHKHGHNYQWTEYTGKIPYPRPGTCPGGTFTPGIRSSKNFSDEAVNFIRAHPLMFHPVYPIHRRPLVVRTGVDYRFTAMVVDQVDAVDGRYEVLFLGTDRGTVQKVIVLPKDPTSMEELTLEEVEVFRSRAAVKTMKISSKRQQLYVSSDAGLTQVSLHRCGVYGRACSDCCLARDPYCAWDGESCSAFTPSTKRRSRRQDVKHGDPLRQCRGFNAKEKRLRETVQFGVEGSSTFLECQPRSPQATVKWLFQREGKRKLLNRAGGILKTNHGILLKSLNQSDGGLYHCLATENNFKHTVARVALRILDRDIVLALTDQDEEEEPKTRQAGPYVQSSVASTPFPPEIRLINQYCQSYWEQLSPKQQQQQQQQRKRTSRRHTESQDQGLG; this comes from the exons ATGACGGTTACCATGACAGCATCTGGAGCCCGACTCCTCCTGTTGGccttgtgtgtttacagaggcTGGGGCCTGCAGCAGTCTGCGCCCAGGGTCCGCCTCTCCTTCAAAG AACTGATGGACACGAGGGCAGCGAGACCCTTCAGTTTCTCCTTCAACACCAGCGACTACCGCATCCTCCTGATGGATCAGGATCAGGGCCGTCTGTACCTGGGCAGCCGGGAGTACCTGGTGGCCCTGGACATGCACAATGTCAACAAAGAGCCTCTCATC atCCACTGGCCGGCGTCTGCTAAAAGAAAGGGAGAATGTCAGATGACAGGAAAGGGAAGACAG GGCGAGTGTGCCAACTTTGTGCGCCTGATAGAGCCGTGGAACCGCACCCACCTCTACACCTGTGGGACGGGGGCGTACCAGCCCATCTGCACCTTCATCAACAGGGGCTGGAGAGCAGAG GACTACCTGTTCCGGCTGGTCCCTGGGTACGTGGATTCAGGGAAGGGGAAATGTTCCTACGATCCCAAACAGGAGAACATCGCCGTTCTGATCC ATGGTAACCTGTACGCAGGCGTCCACATTGACTTCATGAGCACAGATGCCGCTCTGTTTAGGACCATGGGAGGGAGAACAGCGATCAGAACGGAGCAGTACGACTCCAGGTGGCTCAACG AGCCTGTGTTTGTTCAGATCCAGCAGATCCCTGACAGTGCAGAAAAGAACGACGACAAGCTTTACTTCTTCTTCCGTGAGAAGAGCCTGGACTCGAGCGGCGGGGCGAGCCCCAGCGTTTTAGCCAGAGTGGGCAGAGTGTGTCTG AATGATGAAGGAGGGCAGAAGTCCCTGGTGAACCGCTGGACGACGTTCCTGAAGGCTCGCCTGATCTGCTCGGTGATAGGAGAAGACGGAGTGGAGACGCGGTTTGATGAACTAC GAGACGTGTTCATTCAGCCGACGCAGGACGAGCGAAACCCGATGGTGTACGCTCTCTTCACCACAGCTGG CTCTGTGTTCAAGGGCTCAGCCGTCTGCGTCTACTCGATGGCTGATATTCGCAACGTCTTCAACGGGCCGTTCGCCCACAAGCACGGCCATAATTACCAATGGACCGAGTACACTGGCAAGATTCCCTACCCCCGGCCTGGAACA TGTCCAGGGGGAACGTTCACTCCCGGTATCCGCTCCTCCAAGAACTTCTCGGACGAGGCCGTGAACTTCATCAGAGCTCACCCCCTCATGTTCCATCCCGTTTATCCTATCCACCGCCGCCCCCTGGTGGTGAGAACCGGCGTGGACTACCGCTTCACTGCCATGGTGGTGGATCAGGTGGATGCTGTGGACGGCCGCTACGAGGTGCTCTTCCTGGGGACAG ATCGAGGCACCGTCCAGAAGGTTATAGTTCTGCCCAAGGACCCAACGAGCATGGAGGAACTGACACTAGAGGAAGTGGAGGTGTTCCGG agcagagctgcagtcaaaACGATGAAGATATCCTCTAAACGA CAACAGCTGTACGTGTCATCAGACGCGGGGCTGACCCAGGTGTCGCTGCACCGCTGCGGCGTGTACGGCCGGGCCTGCTCCGACTGCTGTCTGGCTCGAGACCCCTACTGCGCCTGGGATGGAGAGAGCTGCTCCGCCTTCACCCCGTCCACAAAGAG gaggagcagaagacAGGATGTCAAACACGGTGACCCGCTGAGGCAGTGCAGAGGCTTCAACGCCAAAG AGAAGCGTCTGAGAGAGACGGTGCAGTTTGGGGTGGAGGGCAGCAGCACCTTCCTGGAGTGTCAGCCTCGCTCTCCTCAGGCCACCGTCAAGTGGCTGTtccagagggagggaaagaggaaactg CTCAACCGTGCGGGAGGCATCCTGAAGACCAACCACGGCATCCTCCTGAAGTCTCTCAACCAGTCAGACGGGGGGCTGTACCACTGCCTCGCCACCGAGAACAACTTCAAACACACGGTGGCCCGCGTGGCGCTGCGCATCCTCGACCGAGACATCGTGTTGGCCCTCACTGATcaagacgaggaggaggagcccaAAACCCGCCAGGCGGGGCCGTACGTGCAGTCCTCCGTCGCCTCCACGCCATTCCCGCCGGAGATAAGACTGATCAACCAGTACTGCCAGTCGTACTGGGAACAGCTCAGccccaaacagcagcagcagcaacagcagcagcgcaAACGCACCAGCCGCAGGCACACAGAGAGCCAGGACCAAGGCCTCGGCTAG
- the sema3ga gene encoding sema domain, immunoglobulin domain (Ig), short basic domain, secreted, (semaphorin) 3Ga isoform X1 has protein sequence MTVTMTASGARLLLLALCVYRGWGLQQSAPRVRLSFKELMDTRAARPFSFSFNTSDYRILLMDQDQGRLYLGSREYLVALDMHNVNKEPLIIHWPASAKRKGECQMTGKGRQGECANFVRLIEPWNRTHLYTCGTGAYQPICTFINRGWRAEDYLFRLVPGYVDSGKGKCSYDPKQENIAVLIHGNLYAGVHIDFMSTDAALFRTMGGRTAIRTEQYDSRWLNEPVFVQIQQIPDSAEKNDDKLYFFFREKSLDSSGGASPSVLARVGRVCLNDEGGQKSLVNRWTTFLKARLICSVIGEDGVETRFDELRDVFIQPTQDERNPMVYALFTTAGSVFKGSAVCVYSMADIRNVFNGPFAHKHGHNYQWTEYTGKIPYPRPGTCPGGTFTPGIRSSKNFSDEAVNFIRAHPLMFHPVYPIHRRPLVVRTGVDYRFTAMVVDQVDAVDGRYEVLFLGTDRGTVQKVIVLPKDPTSMEELTLEEVEVFRSRAAVKTMKISSKRQQLYVSSDAGLTQVSLHRCGVYGRACSDCCLARDPYCAWDGESCSAFTPSTKRRSRRQDVKHGDPLRQCRGFNAKVEKRLRETVQFGVEGSSTFLECQPRSPQATVKWLFQREGKRKLLNRAGGILKTNHGILLKSLNQSDGGLYHCLATENNFKHTVARVALRILDRDIVLALTDQDEEEEPKTRQAGPYVQSSVASTPFPPEIRLINQYCQSYWEQLSPKQQQQQQQQRKRTSRRHTESQDQGLG, from the exons ATGACGGTTACCATGACAGCATCTGGAGCCCGACTCCTCCTGTTGGccttgtgtgtttacagaggcTGGGGCCTGCAGCAGTCTGCGCCCAGGGTCCGCCTCTCCTTCAAAG AACTGATGGACACGAGGGCAGCGAGACCCTTCAGTTTCTCCTTCAACACCAGCGACTACCGCATCCTCCTGATGGATCAGGATCAGGGCCGTCTGTACCTGGGCAGCCGGGAGTACCTGGTGGCCCTGGACATGCACAATGTCAACAAAGAGCCTCTCATC atCCACTGGCCGGCGTCTGCTAAAAGAAAGGGAGAATGTCAGATGACAGGAAAGGGAAGACAG GGCGAGTGTGCCAACTTTGTGCGCCTGATAGAGCCGTGGAACCGCACCCACCTCTACACCTGTGGGACGGGGGCGTACCAGCCCATCTGCACCTTCATCAACAGGGGCTGGAGAGCAGAG GACTACCTGTTCCGGCTGGTCCCTGGGTACGTGGATTCAGGGAAGGGGAAATGTTCCTACGATCCCAAACAGGAGAACATCGCCGTTCTGATCC ATGGTAACCTGTACGCAGGCGTCCACATTGACTTCATGAGCACAGATGCCGCTCTGTTTAGGACCATGGGAGGGAGAACAGCGATCAGAACGGAGCAGTACGACTCCAGGTGGCTCAACG AGCCTGTGTTTGTTCAGATCCAGCAGATCCCTGACAGTGCAGAAAAGAACGACGACAAGCTTTACTTCTTCTTCCGTGAGAAGAGCCTGGACTCGAGCGGCGGGGCGAGCCCCAGCGTTTTAGCCAGAGTGGGCAGAGTGTGTCTG AATGATGAAGGAGGGCAGAAGTCCCTGGTGAACCGCTGGACGACGTTCCTGAAGGCTCGCCTGATCTGCTCGGTGATAGGAGAAGACGGAGTGGAGACGCGGTTTGATGAACTAC GAGACGTGTTCATTCAGCCGACGCAGGACGAGCGAAACCCGATGGTGTACGCTCTCTTCACCACAGCTGG CTCTGTGTTCAAGGGCTCAGCCGTCTGCGTCTACTCGATGGCTGATATTCGCAACGTCTTCAACGGGCCGTTCGCCCACAAGCACGGCCATAATTACCAATGGACCGAGTACACTGGCAAGATTCCCTACCCCCGGCCTGGAACA TGTCCAGGGGGAACGTTCACTCCCGGTATCCGCTCCTCCAAGAACTTCTCGGACGAGGCCGTGAACTTCATCAGAGCTCACCCCCTCATGTTCCATCCCGTTTATCCTATCCACCGCCGCCCCCTGGTGGTGAGAACCGGCGTGGACTACCGCTTCACTGCCATGGTGGTGGATCAGGTGGATGCTGTGGACGGCCGCTACGAGGTGCTCTTCCTGGGGACAG ATCGAGGCACCGTCCAGAAGGTTATAGTTCTGCCCAAGGACCCAACGAGCATGGAGGAACTGACACTAGAGGAAGTGGAGGTGTTCCGG agcagagctgcagtcaaaACGATGAAGATATCCTCTAAACGA CAACAGCTGTACGTGTCATCAGACGCGGGGCTGACCCAGGTGTCGCTGCACCGCTGCGGCGTGTACGGCCGGGCCTGCTCCGACTGCTGTCTGGCTCGAGACCCCTACTGCGCCTGGGATGGAGAGAGCTGCTCCGCCTTCACCCCGTCCACAAAGAG gaggagcagaagacAGGATGTCAAACACGGTGACCCGCTGAGGCAGTGCAGAGGCTTCAACGCCAAAG TAGAGAAGCGTCTGAGAGAGACGGTGCAGTTTGGGGTGGAGGGCAGCAGCACCTTCCTGGAGTGTCAGCCTCGCTCTCCTCAGGCCACCGTCAAGTGGCTGTtccagagggagggaaagaggaaactg CTCAACCGTGCGGGAGGCATCCTGAAGACCAACCACGGCATCCTCCTGAAGTCTCTCAACCAGTCAGACGGGGGGCTGTACCACTGCCTCGCCACCGAGAACAACTTCAAACACACGGTGGCCCGCGTGGCGCTGCGCATCCTCGACCGAGACATCGTGTTGGCCCTCACTGATcaagacgaggaggaggagcccaAAACCCGCCAGGCGGGGCCGTACGTGCAGTCCTCCGTCGCCTCCACGCCATTCCCGCCGGAGATAAGACTGATCAACCAGTACTGCCAGTCGTACTGGGAACAGCTCAGccccaaacagcagcagcagcaacagcagcagcgcaAACGCACCAGCCGCAGGCACACAGAGAGCCAGGACCAAGGCCTCGGCTAG
- the wasa gene encoding wiskott-Aldrich syndrome protein isoform X1, with protein sequence MSRGSKSKLESARSSLLSLQENEKLEDLLGRRCASMATAVAQLYMALPHSPSVWSLQHTGVVCFVKDNPQRSYFIRMFDLKTARQVWEQELYNQIVYSSPQPYFHTFPADDCQVGLNFAAEQEADTFQNAVEEKISQRQTRQERKQRPPPPSDRGALPPPPPGQVSPGGPGSLHMATVDIQNPDIQSSRYRSVPSPAPASLLSSKGKKDKKDKNKKKGSKLSKADIGAPSGFKHVTHVGWDPNNIDPDLLSLLSKAGIGEAEMRDEKTSQLIYNVIEQSGGMEAVKREVNRAASGAPPPPPNRQGPLPPLPGSGQSAPTPPPPRGRSGPLPPIPGQSPRGSPQAPPSRGSLPPPPPASGRGGPPPPPPPAHTAPPYVTPPASAKPSHGSSSHNLPPPPPPSSQQRSMGFPPPPVPSTPSRGGGGGGPPPPPPPPPPPPPQTSMSSDFPPPPPAFSSGPPAPAPPPPTGGGDSRGALLDQIRLGKKLRNVPDASEAAPPTTPESSEGIVGALMSVMQKRSKVIHSSDESEDDGGDEDDDDDEWDD encoded by the exons ATGAGCCGTGGATCGAAGTCTAAACTGGAGAGCGCCCGGAGCTCCCTGCTGAGCCTGCAGGAGAATGAGAAGCTGGAGGACCTGCTGGGCAGAAGGTGTGCT TCCATGGCCACCGCGGTCGCGCAGCTGTACATGGCTCTGCCTCACAGTCCGTCGGTGTGGAGCCTGCAGCACACCGGGGTCGTCTGCTTCGTCAAAGACAACCCTCAGCGCTCCTACTTCATAcggatgtttgatttgaag ACGGCGAGGCAGGTCTGGGAGCAGGAGCTCTACAACCAGATTGTTTACAGCTCGCCACAACCGTACTTTCATACCTTTCCTGCAGAT GACTGTCAGGTCGGACTGAACTTTGCGGcggaacaggaagcagacacCTTCCAAAATGCTGTCGAGGAGAAAATCAGCCAGAGACAAACCCGTCAAG agaggaaacagcgCCCCCCGCCGCCTAGTG ACAGAGGTGCTCTGCCTCCTCCCCCACCTGGACAAG TCTCCCCCGGTGGGCCCGGCTCTTTACACATGGCCACAGTGGACATCCAGAACCCGGACATCCAGTCGTCACGCTACCGCTCGGTGCCTTCGCCCGCGCCCGCCTCACTCCTGAGcagcaaaggaaagaaagatAAGAAGGATAAGAACAAGAAAAAGGGCTCCAAGCTCTCCAAAGCAGACATCGGGGCCCCCAGTGGATTTAA acacgTCACCCACGTCGGCTGGGATCCCAACAACATCGACCCCGACCTGCTGAGCTTGCTCTCCAAGGCCGGGATCGGTGAGGCTGAGATGAGGGATGAAAAGACGTCCCAGCTCATCTACAACGTCATCGAGCAGTCCGGAGGCATGGAGGCGGTCAAGAGGGAGGTGAACAGAGCAG CTTCTGGagctccaccacctccacccaaCAGACAAgggcctctccctcctctgccgGGCTCCGGTCAGTCTGCTCcgacccctccacctcctcgaGGCCGCTCTGGCCCCCTGCCTCCTATCCCAGGCCAGTCACCGCGTGGGAGCCCCCAGGCACCTCCATCACGTGGAAGTCTGCCTCCCCCACCTCCTGCATCGGGCAGAGGTGGTCCTCCGCCGcctccaccaccagcacacACTGCACCTCCTTACGTCACCCCACCGGCGTCGGCGAAGCCCTCTCACGGTTCATCCTCCCACAACCTACCTCCTCCCCCGCCGCCATCGAGCCAACAGCGCTCCATGGGtttcccacctcctcctgtgCCATCTACtcccagcagaggaggaggaggaggaggccctccgcctcccccaccgccccctccacctccacctccccaaaCCTCCATGTCTTCAGATTTCCCGCCTCCTCCCCCTGCTTTCTCCAGTGGCCCACCagcacctgctcctcctccacctactggaggaggagacagtAGAGGAGCGCTGCTGGATCAGATCCGACTGGGGAAGAAGCTCAGAAAT GTGCCAGACGCTTCAGAAGCAGCTCCGCCCACGACACCAGAGTCAAGCGAGGGCATCGTTGGTGCTCTCATGTCGGTCATGCAGAAGAGGAGTAAAGTCATCCATTCCTCTG atgagAGCGAAGACGACGGTGGCGATgaagacgacgacgacgacgaatGGGACGACTGA
- the wasa gene encoding wiskott-Aldrich syndrome protein isoform X2, with amino-acid sequence MATAVAQLYMALPHSPSVWSLQHTGVVCFVKDNPQRSYFIRMFDLKTARQVWEQELYNQIVYSSPQPYFHTFPADDCQVGLNFAAEQEADTFQNAVEEKISQRQTRQERKQRPPPPSDRGALPPPPPGQVSPGGPGSLHMATVDIQNPDIQSSRYRSVPSPAPASLLSSKGKKDKKDKNKKKGSKLSKADIGAPSGFKHVTHVGWDPNNIDPDLLSLLSKAGIGEAEMRDEKTSQLIYNVIEQSGGMEAVKREVNRAASGAPPPPPNRQGPLPPLPGSGQSAPTPPPPRGRSGPLPPIPGQSPRGSPQAPPSRGSLPPPPPASGRGGPPPPPPPAHTAPPYVTPPASAKPSHGSSSHNLPPPPPPSSQQRSMGFPPPPVPSTPSRGGGGGGPPPPPPPPPPPPPQTSMSSDFPPPPPAFSSGPPAPAPPPPTGGGDSRGALLDQIRLGKKLRNVPDASEAAPPTTPESSEGIVGALMSVMQKRSKVIHSSDESEDDGGDEDDDDDEWDD; translated from the exons ATGGCCACCGCGGTCGCGCAGCTGTACATGGCTCTGCCTCACAGTCCGTCGGTGTGGAGCCTGCAGCACACCGGGGTCGTCTGCTTCGTCAAAGACAACCCTCAGCGCTCCTACTTCATAcggatgtttgatttgaag ACGGCGAGGCAGGTCTGGGAGCAGGAGCTCTACAACCAGATTGTTTACAGCTCGCCACAACCGTACTTTCATACCTTTCCTGCAGAT GACTGTCAGGTCGGACTGAACTTTGCGGcggaacaggaagcagacacCTTCCAAAATGCTGTCGAGGAGAAAATCAGCCAGAGACAAACCCGTCAAG agaggaaacagcgCCCCCCGCCGCCTAGTG ACAGAGGTGCTCTGCCTCCTCCCCCACCTGGACAAG TCTCCCCCGGTGGGCCCGGCTCTTTACACATGGCCACAGTGGACATCCAGAACCCGGACATCCAGTCGTCACGCTACCGCTCGGTGCCTTCGCCCGCGCCCGCCTCACTCCTGAGcagcaaaggaaagaaagatAAGAAGGATAAGAACAAGAAAAAGGGCTCCAAGCTCTCCAAAGCAGACATCGGGGCCCCCAGTGGATTTAA acacgTCACCCACGTCGGCTGGGATCCCAACAACATCGACCCCGACCTGCTGAGCTTGCTCTCCAAGGCCGGGATCGGTGAGGCTGAGATGAGGGATGAAAAGACGTCCCAGCTCATCTACAACGTCATCGAGCAGTCCGGAGGCATGGAGGCGGTCAAGAGGGAGGTGAACAGAGCAG CTTCTGGagctccaccacctccacccaaCAGACAAgggcctctccctcctctgccgGGCTCCGGTCAGTCTGCTCcgacccctccacctcctcgaGGCCGCTCTGGCCCCCTGCCTCCTATCCCAGGCCAGTCACCGCGTGGGAGCCCCCAGGCACCTCCATCACGTGGAAGTCTGCCTCCCCCACCTCCTGCATCGGGCAGAGGTGGTCCTCCGCCGcctccaccaccagcacacACTGCACCTCCTTACGTCACCCCACCGGCGTCGGCGAAGCCCTCTCACGGTTCATCCTCCCACAACCTACCTCCTCCCCCGCCGCCATCGAGCCAACAGCGCTCCATGGGtttcccacctcctcctgtgCCATCTACtcccagcagaggaggaggaggaggaggccctccgcctcccccaccgccccctccacctccacctccccaaaCCTCCATGTCTTCAGATTTCCCGCCTCCTCCCCCTGCTTTCTCCAGTGGCCCACCagcacctgctcctcctccacctactggaggaggagacagtAGAGGAGCGCTGCTGGATCAGATCCGACTGGGGAAGAAGCTCAGAAAT GTGCCAGACGCTTCAGAAGCAGCTCCGCCCACGACACCAGAGTCAAGCGAGGGCATCGTTGGTGCTCTCATGTCGGTCATGCAGAAGAGGAGTAAAGTCATCCATTCCTCTG atgagAGCGAAGACGACGGTGGCGATgaagacgacgacgacgacgaatGGGACGACTGA
- the slc38a5a gene encoding sodium-coupled neutral amino acid transporter 3 yields the protein MELQKMNGHSRDDGFDELAEHEEFLPHKAGVKKETHFTDFEGKTSFGMSIFNLSNAIMGSGILGLAYAMSNTGIILFILLLICIAILSAYSIHLLLKSAGVVGIRAYEQLGNRAFGPPGKVLAAVIITIHNIGAMSSYLFIVKSELPLVIQAFLSKQENTGEWYLNGNYLIIIVSTLIILPLALMRQLGYLGYTSGFSLSCMVFFLISVIYKKFSIECPFEDDHHNHTSVHDHALINATDDQCKAKLFTVNPETAYTIPILAFAFVCHPEVLPIYTELRDATKKRMQGVANISIMAMFVMYLLTALFGYLTFYGNVESELLHTYSRVDPLDVLVLCVRLAVLVAVTLTVPVVLFPIRRALLQILFPDKPFRWAIHIGIAFCLLFLVNLLVILVPSIRDIFGLIGATSAPSLIFILPGIFYIRIVPEEQEPLMSRTKITAACFAALGFVFMVMSLSFIIIDWSTGESRSGGGH from the exons ATGGAGCTTCAGAAGATGAACGGACACAGCAGAGATGATGG TTTTGATGAGCTGGCCGAACATGAGGAGTTTCTCCCGCACAAAGCTGGCGTCAAGAAAGAAACCCACTTTACAGAC TTCGAGGGAAAGACTTCTTTTGGCATGTCCATCTTTAACCTCAGTAACGCCATCATGGGCAGTGGAATTCTGGGATTGGCTTACGCGATGTCCAACACCGGAATCATTCTTTTTAT ACTCCTGTTGATATGCATCGCCATTCTGTCTGCATATTCAATTCATCTCCTGCTGAAAAGTGCTGGAGTCGTCG GCATTCGAGCTTATGAGCAGCTTGGGAACCGGGCTTTTGGTCCCCCAGGAAAAGTGCTGGCCGCCGTCATCATTACGATACACAACATCGGAG CAATGTCCAGCTACCTCTTCATCGTCAAGTCTGAGCTCCCTCTGGTTATTCAAGCTTTCCTcagtaaacaagaaaacactgg AGAGTGGTACTTGAATGGAAACTACTTGATCATCATTGTTAGCACTCTCATCATCCTTCCTCTAGCACTCATGAGACAACTTG GTTACTTGGGCTACACCAGCGGCTTTTCCCTCTCCTGCATGGTGTTTTTCCTAATTTCG GTAATCTACAAGAAGTTCAGCATCGAATGTCCTTTTGAAGATGACCATCATAACCACACCTCTGTGCATGACCACGCTCTCATCAATGCGACAGACGACCAGTGCAAGGCCAAACTGTTTACCGTCAACCctgag ACGGCGTACACCATCCCCATTCTGGCCTTCGCCTTTGTCTGCCACCCTGAGGTGCTGCCCATCTACACAGAGCTACGAGA tgccACCAAGAAGCGTATGCAGGGTGTGGCCAACATCTCCATCATGGCCATGTTCGTCATGTACCTGCTCACCGCTCTGTTTGGTTACCTCACCTTTTATG GTAATGTGGAGTCGGAGCTGTTGCACACCTACAGCCGCGTGGACCCCCTGGATGTCCTGGTCCTCTGCGTACGTCTTGCCGTGCTGGTGGCCGTCACGCTGACCGTCCCCGTCGTTCTTTTCCCG ATCCGCAGGGCCCTGCTTCAGATCCTGTTCCCCGACAAGCCTTTCCGCTGGGCCATTCACATCGGCATTGCgttctgtctcctcttcttgGTCAACCTGCTTGTGATCTTGGTGCCGTCCATCCGCGACATCTTCGGCCTCATCG GAGCCACATCTGCCCCGAGTCTCATCTTCATCCTACCTGGAATCTTCTACATCCGGATAGTTCCTGAAGAGCAGGAGCCGCTAATGTCCAGAACCAAGATTACG GCCGCCTGCTTTGCCGCACTGGGATTCGTGTTCATGGTCATGAGtttgtcatttatcatcatcgACTGGTCGACCGGAGAGTCCCGGAGCGGAGGCGGACACTAG